The genomic interval ACAATTCTTCAAAACTTAGACAGAATTCCAGGCAATGAATTGACTTTTACACATGAGTTGATTGCCAAAACATTGGGCGTACGCCGAGAGGGCATTAGCCATGCCGCGAAGAAACTTCAAAATGACGGGCTTATTAAATATACACGTGGTCACATATCTATACTAAACCGTGAGAATCTGACCCGTCACGCCTGCGAATGTTATGGCATCGTGAAAGATGAATATGAAAAGCTTATTCCATCACCGTTATTATCCAGACTCGTCAGCTAGCCCTTTTATAGCAGTCTAATTATTCATTTCAAATAAGGCTTGCATTTCCTCAGCGCTTAAGTGCATCTTGGGCGCTGAGGAAGGCGCTGGCACGACACGTCCTTTTAAGATGATCGAATGATCTTGAACCAAGATCTCTACATCGTAGGAGACATCTAAAGCATAGTGACTGGTAAATATGCCAATGGCCTTTGCCAATACAGTCAAGCCTTCGTTGACCCGTGCGTCTAAGGCAACTTTATCCATGCGCTCATTTTTTTGCAAAACGACAGAAGCTGTCAAATGCGGTGGTTGTGGGCGAAGTCGTGTCATGCTGGCGTCCCCGTTCAAACAACCACCATTTGGTGACGAATGGCAAAGCGCGTGAGGTCAGCCACTTTGTGCAAGCCCAATTTACGCATGATGTTGCGGCGATGCACCTCCACTGTGCTGGGAGAAATGTCTAAATTACGTGCAATTTCTTTCGAACTTCGCCCGACAGCAACCAGCCGCAGCACCTGTGTCTCACGGTGGCCCAGCTCTCGCCTGACAGCAATCGCTTGCGACATCGGTGCCTCCACATCACGGGTGAGTTCATGCATAGACTTTTCACACAAATAACATGACCCAACCGCAGCCAATCGAATGGCGGCCATCAAATCTGTCACCTCGCTATTCATTGAAATATGAGCTTTTGCCCCTGCCTTCAATGCATCGCTAATGGATAAGCGCGAAATGCCACTGGAAATAACAACAAAATGATTGGTTAAAGCGTGCGATGCAATCAGTGCATATAAGCCGTTACCGTCTTTATCCACCGCACTGCTGCCAATCACCGTCACATCTGGCATCAATGTTTCCAGTTGAGACAAATCAAAATTGTGGCTATCGCACACACCCACCACCTCAATGTCTGAGTTCGTTCTCAGCATGGCAGCAACACCTTCTGCAATTACCTTTTGGTTGTATGCAACGAAAACACGAATTGGCATATATATATCCCCTTCATCTCAAACCGCGCTGAAAACACAGCATTTAAAGAAGTGAATATAGGCACATATATCAATACACACCGAGCGACAACACACAAAAGGAGGTATATCGATAGGTTAATTTAACCCATTACTTTGAATGTGCAATGCCAGCGCCACTCGTCCTGGGCAGTTGAGTTTTTGGTAAATATGATGCAAGTGTAATTTTGTCGTGCCTTCAGTGATGTAAAGGTTTTGTGCAATTTTTTTATTAGGCAGCCCTTCACTGACCATTTTGGCAACCACCATTTCACGGGCAGTCAACACCTCTGGCAAGGACGCATGGATGGTTTTTTTATCCAACAAGTGCGTCAGCGTATGGAGGGTCAAGTCTTTGTCCAGCCATTTTTTCCCGGCATAAACGCTTTGAATGCATTGAGCCAGCACATGTTTCGGTTTGTCCTTGGACACCATGCCTTGCACGCCCAAATCAATGGCTTTACAAACATCGCGTATGCAAGCCCCTGTAAAGACAACCGCATGTGTTTTCAAGGCTTTTTTTTGTATTTCTTCAATCAATACCAAACCTGTCTTATTTTGCAAAATAAGCTCTGTAATTAATACGTCTGGCTTGAATTCCATCACCGCCTTTAGGGCTGACTCCGCATCGGTTGCGCAGGATTTGACAGAAAAACCATCCATATTTTGAAATATATGAAGCAACCCATCTAAAACCACTGGGTGAGGATCAGCAAGAACAAGGTCAATGGCCACTTTTCGATACCTTTCCATCTCTGTCAATGCCTTGAACAACTCAAGGTAATCAAACAAAGGGGGGAGAGAAGATAAAGAAGTAAGGCATTCAAAGTAATCCCCTTAAACCATTATTTGGATAACGGGGAACCGGTAAGCGATGGACAAATGTATATGTGCGAGAACGAACAAATATATTGCGTCAAACCCATAAGAATAATTGCCCTTGGGTGATCTTCTGTACCCCAAGTTCAATCCATCTTAGAAAAGGAAATTATTGATGTCCTCCCCAACTCCTCTCGCACTTGGCGATAACACTGCGAAATCCAGCGCGACCAGCCAACCATCGCACGCGCCATCGTGCCACTCGGAAGAATATGCACAAAAGATGGCCAAGACCGTGGATGAATTAAAAACAGAAGCGGCAAACCTCTTACAACGCAGCTCGCAAGCCTTGCATCAACAGTCCGAACAAATCCGCACGCAAGCACTCAAGGCACGGGAATCAGCCTTGGGGTATGTACAACACGAACCCGCCAAGGCTTTGCTGATTGCAGCAGGCGTTGGTGCCGCATTGGTGTTTTTGGGTAACTGGATTGGTCATCGCGACAAGCGCTGATCTTTATGGACCGCTGGAGGAGACAAAAACAAACATGAATGCCACCAATTTCATTGCTGCGGTATGGGGCTTGTTGCTCGCGCGACCGCAGTTGTTTACACAACACATGCAGGGCTATGCCGCACTGATGCGCAACGAAGCAGAACTTGCGGCGGCCTACATGCGCTACCGTCTGTGCTTGTGGGTGGCATTGGTCGTATGCGCCGTGATGTTTCTCGGCTTCTTAGGGATCGCTCTGATGATGTGGGGCACAACGCCAAGTACAGAATTGATCCATGCTTGGATTTTTGTCTTGGTGCCAGCCCTCCCCTTCACAGGATTTGTCCTGACATGGATTGCGTTGCGCCAACAGCCACCACATCCATGGTGGGACGAATTACAGGGCCAAATTGCCGCAGACATGGCCTTGCTCGACACCCATGTCAACTGAGCCAACCGAAGACCCTGGCGCGCAACTCGCGCGCACGCGACAAGACATTGCCAACTGGCTCAAAGCGCACCCCGTGCCACCACCGGCTGACACCTCTAACACCGCGGCATCGACAAGCCCCAATGTTTTGGCCGGACTGCTCTTGATCGCCATTGCAGAACGCGTACTGAAGCGGTCCGCCAAACTGCCAACAGAAACATCCACGCTCACAAGTCTGCATCACGCAAAAAACGTAGTGCAAGCAACGACACGAAAGCACCCAGGTTGGATGCTTGGACTGGCACTGCTGGCCGGTGCTGGATTTGCGGCAAGCCGTCCTTGGCGATGGCTTGCGCAAAAAAACATCTGGCTGAGCGTGTTGTCGCAATTGTTGATGGCAGGGGTGACGCACGTCTTAGACAAAGAATCACTCCAAAAAGAATCGGCCACCGAGACAACGAAGTAATGCATACACATCAAGCGCTTGAGACGCTAGGATGGCATGCATATCAAATCAACTCTAAATTGCGAGGATGCCTACATGACAGAAACCATAGATATTTTGAGAAAAGAAGTGGCTGTTATGCGCGACGAGTTTCGAGAGCTCAAGCAAAGTTACCTAGACACCAACCGTCGTTATGCAGACACCTTGTTGATGCTGCGTGGGCTCACCCAGCACGCCACCGAGTCGGCCGAACAAGCAGCCAAAGCTGCAGAGTTTTCAGCCATCTGCTCAGAGAAGTGTTTGGACATTGCCAAACGGGCCGCATCAGTTCCGATGCTTGAAGCAGCCGAGGGTGCAGCGCGTGCCGCAACCTCAGCCGCAGAGTCAGCGATACAAAGTGCAGCAAGCGCCGCCTCTGCTGCCGCGGCGGCGGCGCTTGCCGTTGCAAACCACGCAGAAGACGCATCGGCGCAAGGCTCATCGGTGGCAGCCGACGCCTCAAAGAAAGCTGCAGCCTTCGCTGCACAAGCCGTGCTGATGTCAAACAAAGCGGCAGAGTACGCTCGCTCCGCGAGAGACGATAAACCCACGCCCTGAACCGCAGGGTTTCACAACGCCTTCAAGGCACCCGACGCTGTCGGGTGCCTTTTTTATTGTGCAAATCACAAGACGATGCGCCTGTCTATATGCAGCAAGTTATACCCAATCAAGTGGATTGTTTGGATGTGCTGATTTTTAGAAACTCACGGCAGACAAAACGAGAAGGCAACTTTCAAGTTTCGTCTAAGCAGCCAGTATCAAAAGATATTTGGCAAAACTTTACGACTTTGTTTCAAAGGAAATCATCATGAAAAAAATCTCTTCTATCGCCTTGGCCATCATTGCAACCACTGCTTCTGTATTTGCTTTCGCTGACAACGGTAATGGCAACGGCAATGGCAACGGTGGCAACCCAACCCCAAGCAACCCCACGCTTCAAGCCACTGTCTTGGTGAACACAGCCGTGATCAACAAAGCTTTCGGTTTCAACGGTCAAGCACAACAAAACTTGGCGTCTAACGTCGGTTCGTTTGCATCCAATGCGACCGAAACCCAATTGGTCATGACTAAAAACGCTTTGATCGCCAACAGCGGTTTTGGCGGTCAAGCCAACCAAAACATTGCATCCAACGTGGGTGAAGACGGTTTGCGCACAGCCACTGTGCAAATGGCTTACATCAAAGACTCTGCGGTCATCAACAAAGCCAGCTGGGGTGGCAAAGCGTTGCAAAACTTGTCTTCCAACAGCAACTGCCTGACTTGCCAATAAGTTGAGCCAGTACCTGCAAGGTGGTGACTGAGGGTCGTTTGCACCACAAGGTCATCACCTTGCATTTTTTGATTTGGGGAATAGGTTGATCATGAAAACATTTGAAATCTTCAAATACGTGATTGGGTTCACGCTGACATTGCTTGCTTGGCAACTTGGCGCGCAGCCAGTTCCTGGCGAAGACCCTGTGACGCTGAACCAAAAAATCATGCGTGAAATGCTGCCCCTCAATCCTGCAACACCATCCGCAGCTCAAAACAACAACCAAGAAATGCCTTCGTGGATGGAAGCCAAACTGGCACGACTACTCGCCAAAGCTTTTTCAGCAGACACAACAGGCATCCAGACCGATGAAAACATCGTGAATACCGTGGCCACGGATGGCTTGCGAAAAGTTTGCGTACAAGAACTCGCAAGCAACACCGCCCAAGCCGCCGCCACAGCACGCTACGGCCCTAGAACTGACCCCCAAATTGTGGTGTTACGAGGCGATCTCGTGAACATCTGTCGTTGACATCTTGCGCATCAATTTTAAAAACCTGGACACATAAATCTTATGATTTTTCACGCCAAACCCCTACATAAAACGCTGCTTTGCATCTTGGCCATGTCCTTAACGGCGTGCAGCACCCCCTCTGATGTTCGCAAAGATGCCGCGTTTCAAAGCTACGGCAATGCAGCCAGTAGGCCGACGGTTCGTCCTGTTCGTTCGATGTCAAGCTTTTCAGACTCGTTGCAGTGCATGGACAGATTGCTCAGGGACGCACAAGTCCCAACCACGTTGATCACCAGCAAACAAATTCCAGACTATTCCACACGTGCCCCTGTGGCGGCCAAAGAAATGGTGGTGACTGCTTTGCTGCAAATGTCGCGTCTGAGTAATGCATTCAGATATGTCGACTATGAAGTGGACTTGGTCCGCCAAGACACGGTGCAAAACCTGACCAACATCTTGTTGAACAACAACCAAATTCAACTTCAGCGCCCATCGCTTTATCTGTCAGGCGCCGTCTCATTCGTCGATCAAAACGTGTTGAACAACCGCATGGATGTGGGCACATCGGGCTCACGACTGGAAACGGGTTACAGCAAAAACCGCAACGCCACCGTGATCGGTCTGGAGCTGCATTTGGGTGACTTTCGCACCCGCACACTCATCCCCGGCATGGACTCAGCCAACGAAGTGGTCATTGGCAATGGCGGCCAAGGTCTTGACTTAGCAGGCCGCATCAGCGAATACGGCTGGCAGTTCAACGTCGGCAAAGACTATGCGCAAGGCTCTGGCGCTGCGATTCGTACCTTGGTAGAGCTGGCTGTCATTGAACTCACCGGCAAATGGGCGCGTGTGCCGTATTGGCAGTGTTTGACGATGGAGCAAACACACCCCAACTTTCAGCGTCAACTTCGCGATTGGTATGACGAAGGCACCATGGGCGTTCACCAAAGTTTGGTCAAACGCTCCTTGATTTCCAAAGGCTATATGAGCGAAGCATCGATGTTGGAGACAAACAATGTGTCGGCATTCCGCGCCGCACTGGGTCGCTTTCAATCGGACAACGGCATGGTCGTCACGGGCGTGGTGGACTTCAACACCTACGAACGTGCGCTGCGCGATTTTGTCTCGCTCGATATGGACGGCAACTTGATGCGCTACGGCTGGTCGCCCACGGCCTCCGATCCTGTGGACATGCGCAACAGCAAACAAGTGGCGGCAAGTTCGGGCAAGTCGTATGGCAAGAATGAAGGGCCGCGCAGCATCAACCTGCAAATTGAAAACGTGATGATGGGGCGCTCACAGTTTGAAGTGGGTGAGCAAGTGTTTGTCTCAGCCACCGTGTCACGGGCCTCGCACTTGGCTTGTTATTTGTCTAACGCGACGGGCGGCGTGATTCGTTTGATACCTAACCCCATGTCGAATCAATCACAAGTCAGTGCCAACCAGGCCATTCGTCTGCCCGATTGGATGAGCCCCAACCCTGGCTACATGATTGAAACCGCGTCACCGGGCACAGAAGGCGTGCTGTGCGTCGCCACCGACGATGACGTGACCCAACGCTTGCCTGAAGCCATGCGCACCGAAGCGTTCACTCCGATGCCCGGCATCCAAGGCTTGAAAGACGTGGCCAAGCATTACACCGAAGTACTGCCTAAAGGTCAGTTCACATCAAGCACGATGGAGTGGCGCGTAGCCCCTCGACGTATCGCTGAACCTGGCAAGCGTGGATAACGCGGCATGAAAACCCGTCTGTACTTTCTGCTGAGTGCGCTCTTGGTGACGGCGACGGGTCAAGCGCAGTCGCCGGACAAGAAAACACAACTGCTGAGTCAGTCCTTGCCAGACGTGGCACCGCTGCTAGAACCCAAACAAGAGACGGGCACACCTGAGCTACAAACGCGCTACCTCAAGCCCCTCTCGCCCGCACAAGCCAAAGAGTTGGAACAACTGCAAAGCATGGCGGCGCAAACCACGCACACCGCCGCGCATGAGGATCCAGTGGCTGCCCGTGCAGCTTGGATTTTGGGCTTGCTGTATTTGCATGGCACAGGCGTCCGCGCCGATGCAGCGCAAGCGCGGCATTGGTTTGACATCAGCTACGACAGAGGTGAACCCATGGCCAGCGCCGGTCTGGCGTGGTGTGAGCTGCAGGGTTGTGGGCATTTCCCAGATCCAAGTCAGGCGGAAAAGTGGATTCGCGTGCTGGAAAAAATTGATGCGCCACGGGCCCACTATTTGACGTGGGTTTCAAAACTACAACTCTCGCCCATCAACGGCAAAAACGGCATGTTGTCGAATCGGCATTTGCTGGTGTCGGCTGCGAATTCAGGGGATGTGCATGCGCTCATCGAATTGGGCATCGAAAGCGCCTCGCTGAACCGCACAGACAAAGCACTGGTCTACTTTGATCGTGCCGCTGTGCACTCGCAAATCGCAGCTGATAACGCCAAGCTCATCCGAGACCGGCAAACACAGCAACGCGCGGCAGAGCAAGCCAAAAAGTCCAAGCCAGCCACGCGTGCGGATGCTCAGACATTGTTCAAACAAGCACAGAAATACCATCGCGGCGAAGGCATTCCTGCCAATTACAACGAAGCTGTTCGGCTCTACAAAATGGCAGAGCGTTTGGGAAGCCTAGAGGCCAAGCGCATGTTGAATTTGATCTTTGCACGCACACAACCCGATGGGCAAATCGACATGGTTTGGATGCGGCAATTGGCCAATGCGGATGTCACAGGCAAAACACCACACTTCAACAGTCAATCGGCCGTTCAGTTGTTGCACCGCGAACCAACGCCGCTGTATGACTTGCTGCCCAAGCTCTGGAAACCCACGGCGGCCACGCCCGGATGACGCTGAATGCGCACTGCCCATGCCAACCCAAGTCCAACTCCTGACCGGTGAACCGCTGGTCAACGAACCACCAGTGCCCCAAACGCCAGAAGTTCCTCAACCATCGACATGCACCGCATGGCAGTTAGATGCCATCGACTCACACTTGGAGATCACCATGACCATGTTTAAAAAAATCTTAGTCCCGACAGACGGCAGCGACACCTCGAAAAAAGCGGTTGCGACTGCGCTTGAGTTCGCGCTCGAAAGAAAGAGCCAAGTCCGCTTGATTCACGCCGTCGATGAATTAGCCTATGTATCGGGTTATGAATATTCAGGAGAAATGGTGGATTACGCACGCCAATACGGCAGCAAAATTTTGGCTGAAGGCCTCGAGTGCATGAAGTCCATGGGCGTTGAAGGCGACACCAAGCTGATTGACTTTGCCGGTGCACGACTCGGCGATACCGTTGCAGACGAAGCCCTGTCTTGGGGTGCCGATTTGATTGTGTTGGGCACACACGGACGCCGTGGGATTGGCAGATTTTTACTAGGTAGTGGCGCCGAGCAAGTCACACGACTGGCCCCCGTTCCGGTGCTGATGATCCGTAACCCCGAGGCGACAGAAAGTTAAATCACAAGCCGATGGCTTTCTTAGCCATGCGGTAACCGGCGTGAATTAATTGCTCAACCGTTTTGAGAGAAAAGTCATAACTCTTGGCAAACGGCACGTGGCCACTGTGCTCGCGCACGATACGGGTAATCGCCATGGGGGCTTCGCCCCCCATCATCTGAATGAATCGTGGTTGATGCTGAATGCGCTTAGCCGCATCTGCTGGCAACTCGTGAACGATTTCTTCGACCAAGCGTTGGTAGTCACGCACCAAATTGCTCATCCGTAAATCTGTATGAATACGCTCGGCATACACAATTTCATCGCGTCGTCCCATCACATCCAATAAGTTTTGCGGCAACAAGCTACGTTTGCCGGGAAACAAATCGATGATGAACACGCGTTTGCCTGCAGAGCCACAGCGAGCCAACACATCTTCTAACGGGGAGTTGCTGACAATGCCAGCATCCCAATATCGTTTGCCGCCGATTGATGTCCAAGCAAACGCGGGGGGCAAGCTGCCGCTGGCCAGCACGTGCTCAGGCTTGAGGTCATCGATGTAGCTGTCAAACATCGCCAGCTCACCCGTCTGCACATCCACGGCTTGAATCAGCAAACGAATGGGACTGCGTTTGAGTTGGCTGAAATCAACGTATCGTGTGAGCAACGCTTTGGCTGGCGTCAAGTCGTAGAAACTTGGCCACCGGGCGGATGTGTTCTCAGACTTGAGCGTCGACATGAGCCAGCGTGGTTTGAAAAAATTTGGCACACCAAACCACACCGCGTGTTGAGAAGCAAAAAAACGCCGCAAATTCTCTTCTGGCACCTCAGGCAATACCAAAGCGAGGTCTCGCCAAAACGCTTTTAACGCGGAAGCAGGGTCATCTGGATTGCCAGCGATGATGGCGCCATTGAACGCACCAATAGAAATACCCGCCACGATATCGGGCCGTATGCCCGCGGCATCTAAGGCGCTGACGGCACCACACTCAAAGGCACCCAACGCACCGCCACCTTGCAAAATGAAAATGGTCTGGTTGGGAATGTGGTTCAAACGAAAGTCAGGGTTAGACAGGTCATGCTTGAGCGCATGAAGGTTGACACGGTGTTTGATCAGCGTTTCCGTCACCTTGACTTCGTCCGTCGGTCGCCCCAATGCAAAGAGACCTCGGGGAATGTCGTTTTTCAAAAAAAACGAGGCGTACGACCCTTGAGCCAATGAACCTCTCTCAATTTTTTCAGCATGTTGATTCACCACACCCAACAAGGTGAAACTCTGGTCAAACACATGGCTGTAAAAATAGCTCACCTCGGCATAGGGCAAATTCTTTCCAAGCATGTTGCGTGCCGCCACACGCCCTTGCTTGACGGCGTTGTCCCAATGCTCAACACGGTGTTGGCAATTCAACACCTCATCGTGAAAGTTAGCCACATCGCCGGCAGCAAAAATATGGGGATTGTTGGTGCAAAGAAAACGATCCACACAGATGCCGTTGTCCAACTTGAGGCCACTGGTTTTCAAGAACTGGATGTCCGGCTCTACCCCTGCGCCCACCACAACCAAGTCGCAGGCGATGGTTCGTCCTGCCGCGGTGGTCACCGACTCGACCGCGGTTCTGCCTTGAAATGACGCCGGCATATCGCCAATCAAAACTTGAACGCCTTGCGCCTCTAGTTTGTGTTGGAAATGAACTGAAATTTCGGGAGTGCTGAGTTTTTCTAAAACACTGTCGCGTTCAATCAAGGTTACCTCTAGCCCTTTTTGGCGCAGCGTGGCCGCGACCTCTAAGCCCATCAGGCTGCCGCCAATCACCACAGCGCGCCGCGCTTGTTGCATGCTGCGCCAAATGGCTTGCGCATCCAGCAAGGTGCGTAAGTGGTGCACCCCTTGCAAATACTCACCTGGAATGGCCAAGCGACTCGGCTTCACGCCTGTGGCGATGAGTAGTTTTTTGTAATGAATCACCTCATGTGTGAGCGTTCGCAACGTTTGATGCATGGGTTGCACCGACGTCACCAACGCCCCCAAACGCACGTCAATCGACAGCTCTTGGTACTTGGATGCCGACAAGATCAGACTAGGCTGAGGGGGTTCGTCGCGCAGCAGTAACTTCTTGGACAGCGGCGGTCGTTGGTACGGCAAATACGCCTCTTGCGTGAGCAAAAGAATTCGCCCTTGGGCGCCTTCATTCCTCAGCGTCTCAGCCGCCGTGACACCAGCCAAGCCACCGCCCACGATGACAAAGTCAAAGCGATTCGCCACACCCAATC from Limnohabitans curvus carries:
- a CDS encoding LuxR C-terminal-related transcriptional regulator, which gives rise to MPIRVFVAYNQKVIAEGVAAMLRTNSDIEVVGVCDSHNFDLSQLETLMPDVTVIGSSAVDKDGNGLYALIASHALTNHFVVISSGISRLSISDALKAGAKAHISMNSEVTDLMAAIRLAAVGSCYLCEKSMHELTRDVEAPMSQAIAVRRELGHRETQVLRLVAVGRSSKEIARNLDISPSTVEVHRRNIMRKLGLHKVADLTRFAIRHQMVVV
- a CDS encoding response regulator transcription factor, producing the protein MFDYLELFKALTEMERYRKVAIDLVLADPHPVVLDGLLHIFQNMDGFSVKSCATDAESALKAVMEFKPDVLITELILQNKTGLVLIEEIQKKALKTHAVVFTGACIRDVCKAIDLGVQGMVSKDKPKHVLAQCIQSVYAGKKWLDKDLTLHTLTHLLDKKTIHASLPEVLTAREMVVAKMVSEGLPNKKIAQNLYITEGTTKLHLHHIYQKLNCPGRVALALHIQSNGLN
- a CDS encoding DUF4384 domain-containing protein — encoded protein: MDRLLRDAQVPTTLITSKQIPDYSTRAPVAAKEMVVTALLQMSRLSNAFRYVDYEVDLVRQDTVQNLTNILLNNNQIQLQRPSLYLSGAVSFVDQNVLNNRMDVGTSGSRLETGYSKNRNATVIGLELHLGDFRTRTLIPGMDSANEVVIGNGGQGLDLAGRISEYGWQFNVGKDYAQGSGAAIRTLVELAVIELTGKWARVPYWQCLTMEQTHPNFQRQLRDWYDEGTMGVHQSLVKRSLISKGYMSEASMLETNNVSAFRAALGRFQSDNGMVVTGVVDFNTYERALRDFVSLDMDGNLMRYGWSPTASDPVDMRNSKQVAASSGKSYGKNEGPRSINLQIENVMMGRSQFEVGEQVFVSATVSRASHLACYLSNATGGVIRLIPNPMSNQSQVSANQAIRLPDWMSPNPGYMIETASPGTEGVLCVATDDDVTQRLPEAMRTEAFTPMPGIQGLKDVAKHYTEVLPKGQFTSSTMEWRVAPRRIAEPGKRG
- a CDS encoding tetratricopeptide repeat protein, coding for MKTRLYFLLSALLVTATGQAQSPDKKTQLLSQSLPDVAPLLEPKQETGTPELQTRYLKPLSPAQAKELEQLQSMAAQTTHTAAHEDPVAARAAWILGLLYLHGTGVRADAAQARHWFDISYDRGEPMASAGLAWCELQGCGHFPDPSQAEKWIRVLEKIDAPRAHYLTWVSKLQLSPINGKNGMLSNRHLLVSAANSGDVHALIELGIESASLNRTDKALVYFDRAAVHSQIAADNAKLIRDRQTQQRAAEQAKKSKPATRADAQTLFKQAQKYHRGEGIPANYNEAVRLYKMAERLGSLEAKRMLNLIFARTQPDGQIDMVWMRQLANADVTGKTPHFNSQSAVQLLHREPTPLYDLLPKLWKPTAATPG
- a CDS encoding universal stress protein — its product is MPTQVQLLTGEPLVNEPPVPQTPEVPQPSTCTAWQLDAIDSHLEITMTMFKKILVPTDGSDTSKKAVATALEFALERKSQVRLIHAVDELAYVSGYEYSGEMVDYARQYGSKILAEGLECMKSMGVEGDTKLIDFAGARLGDTVADEALSWGADLIVLGTHGRRGIGRFLLGSGAEQVTRLAPVPVLMIRNPEATES
- a CDS encoding FAD-dependent oxidoreductase, which produces MANRFDFVIVGGGLAGVTAAETLRNEGAQGRILLLTQEAYLPYQRPPLSKKLLLRDEPPQPSLILSASKYQELSIDVRLGALVTSVQPMHQTLRTLTHEVIHYKKLLIATGVKPSRLAIPGEYLQGVHHLRTLLDAQAIWRSMQQARRAVVIGGSLMGLEVAATLRQKGLEVTLIERDSVLEKLSTPEISVHFQHKLEAQGVQVLIGDMPASFQGRTAVESVTTAAGRTIACDLVVVGAGVEPDIQFLKTSGLKLDNGICVDRFLCTNNPHIFAAGDVANFHDEVLNCQHRVEHWDNAVKQGRVAARNMLGKNLPYAEVSYFYSHVFDQSFTLLGVVNQHAEKIERGSLAQGSYASFFLKNDIPRGLFALGRPTDEVKVTETLIKHRVNLHALKHDLSNPDFRLNHIPNQTIFILQGGGALGAFECGAVSALDAAGIRPDIVAGISIGAFNGAIIAGNPDDPASALKAFWRDLALVLPEVPEENLRRFFASQHAVWFGVPNFFKPRWLMSTLKSENTSARWPSFYDLTPAKALLTRYVDFSQLKRSPIRLLIQAVDVQTGELAMFDSYIDDLKPEHVLASGSLPPAFAWTSIGGKRYWDAGIVSNSPLEDVLARCGSAGKRVFIIDLFPGKRSLLPQNLLDVMGRRDEIVYAERIHTDLRMSNLVRDYQRLVEEIVHELPADAAKRIQHQPRFIQMMGGEAPMAITRIVREHSGHVPFAKSYDFSLKTVEQLIHAGYRMAKKAIGL